The following nucleotide sequence is from uncultured Draconibacterium sp..
GCCGGAGTACTCCTCGGCCTCACCGGTCCAGTTGTAAATTTGCCAGTGCCCTTTCGACATGAAATACTTGCAGGCAAAAAGCGGCCGGTTGTCGAGCACCCCGATTCTCCAGTCGAATTCAGAATAAAGAAACTCCTGACAAACAATCATGTCCGATTTTTTAAACAGCTGATTAATTGCATCAAAAGCCTCCTCCTTATTTTCCACTTTTGTTATTCCCAACGAAAATGCACTGTCGGGCTGTTTTAATACCAGCGGGAAATTCATATCGTCAAGGTCTTTCTTTTCAAATATGTTTTTGGTAAAAACAACCGTTTGCGGAGTTAGTATTTTGTGTTTTCTGAAAATCTCGTTCTGAAATATTTTATTGGAACACCGCAATATCGACCATGGATCGTCGATAACAACCAATCCTTCGGCGTATGCCATTCGCGAAAATTCGTAAGTATGATCGTTTACGTTCGTGGTTTCGCGGATAAAAAGCGCATCGAATTCGTTTATTTTATCAAAATCGTTTTTGGTAATAAACTCCGCATACAAGCCTTTTCGGTTGGCAGCTGCTTTAAACTTCTGAAGCGCCCGTTTGCACGATGGCGGTGTTTCTTCTTCCGGATCGATCAGAATGGCAATGTCGTATTTATAATTAATAAGCGTGGTTTTATTAAAACGCCGCTTGCTAAAATACTTGCGTGCAAACTCGTAAATAACTTCAATTTCAGTTTCGGGTAACTTATTCAGGGTTAATACTTTTATTCCTTTTATTATCCATTTCTCCTGCTTTACAAATTCAATCTCGAATAGCGGCGTTTCAAACAAAAGGTAAAGCCGGTTGGCAATTGAACTAAATCCTTTTGTTGCTGTCTGCCCGAAATATATTTTTAGTTGAAATTTATCGTCCTTTACTTTTTGAAGTGCTTTGTTTATCAACTCATCAATATCATACGAGGTAGAATGGATAATATTCAGCATTTTAAAGTCGCGCAACGTTACCGAACTCGGAATTACGCGGTGGCCGCGGGCTGCTGCCAGCAACGATACATAATAACCATAGCTCTGGTATTTGTACGAACTGCAAAGATTAAAAACACGCATGTCGCTGCTATTCTGATAAACCGGGTTACTGATGTACTCCTTTACCGAAATAACTTTCGCGTTCACATCGGTAAAAGTCCATTTGTGTGGTTGATTAATCACGATAATATTCGTGGTCTTTTTCCGGACTTCTTCGGATTCCAAACTGAACTCCATTTTAACGGCATCTTCCCCACTCGTATAGTAATCGGTAATCGTATGCGACTCCTTGAATCCATGCTTCTTGTACCATTCAATCAGGTCTTTATTTTTTGACTGAACCTCAATCAATATTTTTTGATAATGATTTTCGACTGCCTGATTTTTCACGTAATTCAACATGAAACTACCAAGCCCGACATTTCGGTATTCTGCCACAACTGCAATCGAATAAATTCTTAGTGCATGTTTATATTTAAACAATGTGAGCGCCCCAACAGAAGTTGTCTTTTTACCTTCTTTCGATTCTACTATTAAAACTTCCTGAAACGTACTATCCAGGCTGTGTTTGATACTTTTTCTGGAACTTTGTTGAAACTGCGGAAAAGATTCGTTTTCCAGCTTTTCAAGGAAATCAAAATCACCGGCTTGTGATTTTCTGATATTCAAATCCATTTAATGCGTTATAAATCAAAATTAATTGAAACCTATTTAACACTTCAACCCCATATATACTTTTTGGCAATTACGCCTGTATTTACAGGATCAATAAAATGAATACTTTTCCTATTTTATTGACAAGCAAAAATACAATATTGGCACATTAATTCCCATATTTGTCAACTAATTATGCAAACGGAAATTACCATACTTATTTATTTTGTTTTTATTGTTGGTATTGGCGTTTATTCGGCCTTTCGAATCAAAAAACCATCGGATTATTATGTTGCCGGAAAAAAAGCAGGATTATTACCGGTATCCGGTAGTTTATTAGCTACAATTCTTGGTGGTTCGGCATTGATGGGAACCATCGAACTGAGCCAAAGCAGAGGTTGGGCAGCTTTGTGGTTTTTGTTTTCTGCAGCAATCGGTTTATTTGTTCTGGCACCAATTTCAAAATATGTAAGTCGTTACGGAAATTACACACTTCCCGAGCTGCTTGGAAAGTTTTATGGACGCAAAGCCGAGCGATTTTCAACGCTGATAATTCCGTTAGCGTGGTTGGGAATTGTGGCAGCACAAATTATTGCAGCAGCACAAATCCTGCAGGGACTTGGTTTTATTTCTTATCAGAATGCAGCGATTTTATCCGGGCTGGTATTTATTGCTTACACCTTGTTGGGCGGCCAGTTGAGTATTCTGAAAACGGATACTTTACAAGCCGTTTTAATTATCGGCGGTTTGGTGACCTTGCTAATTTTCGCCGTTCAATCGCCGGAACATTCGCAGGTTGAGCCTTTAAAATTATCAGCGCTGTTCAATTCAAAATTTTCAGTTGTTGATTTGATCGTTCTGTTAATGACCTATTCGGTAACTTTTATTGTGGGGCCCGATATTTACTCGCGCTTGTTTTGTGCCGGAAGTGAAAAAACTGCACGAAGGAGTATAATAATAGTAGCGTCGATACTAATTCCCGTTTCGTTTGCCCTAACCTATTTAGGTGTTTATTCCGGAAAAGAAAACGAAGGAATTATGGCATTCGCCGGGCACCTGCTTCCCAACTGGGCCTATGGTTTGTTTATTGCGGCGCTGCTTTCTGCAGTAATGTCTTCGGCAGATACAACTTTGCTTACCTCGTCGATGATTCTAAGTGAACTCTTTAGTGGGAACCTTGAGAGCAAAAAATCGTTGCCATTAACACGTTGGCTGGTAGTTATTATTGGAATATTGAGTTTACTTATTGCCCTGTATATCACATCTGTAATTCAGGCGCTGCTGTTAGCACTCAGTTTCTTTTCCGGAGCATTTGTAGTGCCTATGCTTAGTGGGTTGCTCAAAATAAGAGTGAATTCAAATAACATAATCTGGGCCATTCTTCTTGGCGGTACTGTTGCGCTTTCAGGAAAATTAATGACGCTAAACAATCTCACAACAGGAGGCAACATGATCATTATATCAAGCTATTTTGTCAATGCTTTTATGTTATTGTACAAACATAAATCAGCAAATCACAATCTCAACTCCTAAATTCTTTTTAATTATAATTTTTTAATTACACCAGTTATAAATTAAGAATCTCTAGCTGGTTTTAGCACATTTGTTTTATTTTTGAGCGCTCATACCGTTTTTTGTTATAAAAGCGGAAAGACAAAAGGTAATTGGCCATTTGTTTTAAACTAAACTACAGACTAACTGAAAATGAAGGATGGAAAAAAATACAAACAGCTTATTGAAAGTTTGGGTAATGAATATTTCTTCTATTCGCACAATTTAGGAGGCGACTACCTTTATATGAGTCCCTCTGTTGAAACCGTTCTTGGCTATAGTGTTGAAGAGGCGAAACTTGGCCTTGTAAAACACATGACCGACAGTAAACTCAACAAAAAAACAGTAGAAACTTTAAAGAAAAGCGCAACAGGCGAAAGGCAAAAAACATTTCAGCTTGAACTGTATGCAAAAAATGGATCGATAAAAGTTATTGAATTAACTGAATCTCCGATTTATGATAAAAAAGGCAAGCTACTATCGGTTGAAGGTGTTGCACACGATATTACAACACGAATGCAACATGAAAAAACAATCGAGCAGCAAAACAAAATGCTAAAACAGCAAACCGAGGAGCTGGAAAAAACTATTGCCGATCTGAAACAAACACAACTTGAGCTTATTCATTCGGAGAAAATGCGGGCACTCGGTAACCTTATTGCCGGTATTGCCCACGAAATAAATACACCAATTGGTGCCATAAATGCTTCTGTTGATAATATTTCAAAATCGCTTGATGCATCAATGGAAAATATATACAAACTTTTTACCAGCCTGTCGGAAAAAGATTTGGTTATTTTCCTGCGCATCATGAAAATGATTGACCGAAAAAAAGCTCCCCTTTCATCAAAAGAAAAAAGACGCTTAAAAAAAGAGATAAAAGAAAAACTTAACGCTGCCAATTTCGAGGAAACAATAACACTTACCGATCATTTAATTTACCTGAACTTATATGAAGTGGTTGACGACGTAATTCCGCTTTTAGATATCGACGATCCCGTATTTCTTTTGAAATCAATAAAAGATATTTATTCGGTTCGTAAAAATTCGGAAAATATAAGACTGGCGGTTGAAAAAGCATCGAAAGTTGTTTTTGCATTAAAACGTTTTACCCATAAAGAACAGGAACAGTTTAAGGAAAAAGCAAACCTCATTGAAAACATTGAGATGGTGCTTACATTGCATCACAACCGCATAAAACAAGGAATTGATTTGGTTTTGGATTACGATACCATTCCACTCGTAAATTGCTACCCCGATGAACTTGTTCAGGTTTGGACCAACCTTATTTCAAACGCCATTCAGGCAATGAACAACAAGGGCACGCTGTCGGTAAAAGTTAAAAATCTGGCCGAGCGCGTACAAATATCGATAAGCGACACCGGATGTGGAATACCGAAAGAAAACCTAAAGAAAATTTTTGAGCCGTTTTTCACCACAAAAAAAGCCGGAGAAGGAACAGGAATTGGTCTCGACCTGGTATTAAAAATTGTTGAAAAACACCAGGCTACTATTGATGTAGAAAGCAAAATTGACGAAGGAACAACTTTTACAGTTACACTTCCGGTAAACTAAGTGAGCTATGAAAAAAAAGGCAATTGTTTGTGTTGATGATGAGAACATAATCCTCGATAGTCTTGGAGAACAGATAAAGAACATCTTTGGAAACGAGTACCTCTACGAATCGGCCGAAAATGCGGAAGAAGGAATGGAAGTAATTCAGGAACTGGAAGAAGAAGATATTGATGTGCTTGTTATTGTTTCCGACTGGCTAATGCCAGGTAAAAAAGGCGATGATTTTTTAATTGAAGTCCACAAAAAATTTCCAAAAATTGTAAAAGTAATGCTTACTGGCCAGGCAGATGAAAAGGCCATAAATAATGCAATTAAAAATGCCGGCTTACACGCCTATCTTTCAAAACCCTGGTCGGCAGAAGATTTAGAACAAGTGATAAAAACAGGTTTAGCTAACAAAGAAAAGTAAGGGTAAATGAAAAAACAAACTATTATTTGTGTTGATGACGAAGAAATAATCCTGGAAGCCATTCAGGAACAACTGGAATCGACATTTGGCGATGAATATAATATTGAAACTTCGGACAGTGGCGAGGATGCCCTGGAATTTTTCAAAGAGCTTTTGGACGAAGGGCAACAAGTTCCCGTAATTATTTCCGACTACATTATGCCCGGAATGAAAGGTGATGAATTGCTAAAACAAATACATGAACTATCGCCTGAATCATTAAAAATACTTTTAACCGGACAAGCCAGTATTGAAGGTATTAGCAATGCTATTAACAATGCTAAGCTTTATCGTTTTATTTCGAAACCCTGGGATAAAAATGATTTGGTTCTTACAGTTAAACAAGCTGTAAAAAGTTTTCTGCAGGAAATTAAAATACGGAAACAAAACACAGAGTTACTGGAACTTAATGCTTCGCTTGAAGAACAAGTAATAGAAAGAACCGAAGAATTGCGAAAAGCCAATGCTGCCAAAGACAAGTTCTTCTCGATTATTGCACATGATTTGAAGAGCCCTTTTAATGCCTTGCTGGGTTTATCAGAAGCAATGCTCGAAAACTGGCAGGAAATTCCGGATGATAATAAAATCGAA
It contains:
- a CDS encoding GNAT family N-acetyltransferase is translated as MDLNIRKSQAGDFDFLEKLENESFPQFQQSSRKSIKHSLDSTFQEVLIVESKEGKKTTSVGALTLFKYKHALRIYSIAVVAEYRNVGLGSFMLNYVKNQAVENHYQKILIEVQSKNKDLIEWYKKHGFKESHTITDYYTSGEDAVKMEFSLESEEVRKKTTNIIVINQPHKWTFTDVNAKVISVKEYISNPVYQNSSDMRVFNLCSSYKYQSYGYYVSLLAAARGHRVIPSSVTLRDFKMLNIIHSTSYDIDELINKALQKVKDDKFQLKIYFGQTATKGFSSIANRLYLLFETPLFEIEFVKQEKWIIKGIKVLTLNKLPETEIEVIYEFARKYFSKRRFNKTTLINYKYDIAILIDPEEETPPSCKRALQKFKAAANRKGLYAEFITKNDFDKINEFDALFIRETTNVNDHTYEFSRMAYAEGLVVIDDPWSILRCSNKIFQNEIFRKHKILTPQTVVFTKNIFEKKDLDDMNFPLVLKQPDSAFSLGITKVENKEEAFDAINQLFKKSDMIVCQEFLYSEFDWRIGVLDNRPLFACKYFMSKGHWQIYNWTGEAEEYSGDSETVNIEDVPEEVVKTALKASALIGDGLYGVDLKLVNDKVYVVEVNDNPNIDVDIEDYILKDKLYDQVIESIYNRIEISKNIQKINFRNK
- a CDS encoding sodium:solute symporter family protein, with protein sequence MQTEITILIYFVFIVGIGVYSAFRIKKPSDYYVAGKKAGLLPVSGSLLATILGGSALMGTIELSQSRGWAALWFLFSAAIGLFVLAPISKYVSRYGNYTLPELLGKFYGRKAERFSTLIIPLAWLGIVAAQIIAAAQILQGLGFISYQNAAILSGLVFIAYTLLGGQLSILKTDTLQAVLIIGGLVTLLIFAVQSPEHSQVEPLKLSALFNSKFSVVDLIVLLMTYSVTFIVGPDIYSRLFCAGSEKTARRSIIIVASILIPVSFALTYLGVYSGKENEGIMAFAGHLLPNWAYGLFIAALLSAVMSSADTTLLTSSMILSELFSGNLESKKSLPLTRWLVVIIGILSLLIALYITSVIQALLLALSFFSGAFVVPMLSGLLKIRVNSNNIIWAILLGGTVALSGKLMTLNNLTTGGNMIIISSYFVNAFMLLYKHKSANHNLNS
- a CDS encoding response regulator, with amino-acid sequence MKKKAIVCVDDENIILDSLGEQIKNIFGNEYLYESAENAEEGMEVIQELEEEDIDVLVIVSDWLMPGKKGDDFLIEVHKKFPKIVKVMLTGQADEKAINNAIKNAGLHAYLSKPWSAEDLEQVIKTGLANKEK
- a CDS encoding hybrid sensor histidine kinase/response regulator, producing MKKQTIICVDDEEIILEAIQEQLESTFGDEYNIETSDSGEDALEFFKELLDEGQQVPVIISDYIMPGMKGDELLKQIHELSPESLKILLTGQASIEGISNAINNAKLYRFISKPWDKNDLVLTVKQAVKSFLQEIKIRKQNTELLELNASLEEQVIERTEELRKANAAKDKFFSIIAHDLKSPFNALLGLSEAMLENWQEIPDDNKIEFVQDINKASKSTYNLLQNLLEWSRSQTGKVKVEASEFSPLEIVNDNLEVLKQHADSKKITIANELNPEVKCFADKNMISTVFRNLISNAIKFTHPNGTIKITSFAKNSHYEFCVTDNGIGMDEATKNSLFNLSSKTQRFGTSHESGTGLGLHLCKEFVENNKGKLSVLSKENEGSTFCFTLPIAH
- a CDS encoding ATP-binding protein, producing MKDGKKYKQLIESLGNEYFFYSHNLGGDYLYMSPSVETVLGYSVEEAKLGLVKHMTDSKLNKKTVETLKKSATGERQKTFQLELYAKNGSIKVIELTESPIYDKKGKLLSVEGVAHDITTRMQHEKTIEQQNKMLKQQTEELEKTIADLKQTQLELIHSEKMRALGNLIAGIAHEINTPIGAINASVDNISKSLDASMENIYKLFTSLSEKDLVIFLRIMKMIDRKKAPLSSKEKRRLKKEIKEKLNAANFEETITLTDHLIYLNLYEVVDDVIPLLDIDDPVFLLKSIKDIYSVRKNSENIRLAVEKASKVVFALKRFTHKEQEQFKEKANLIENIEMVLTLHHNRIKQGIDLVLDYDTIPLVNCYPDELVQVWTNLISNAIQAMNNKGTLSVKVKNLAERVQISISDTGCGIPKENLKKIFEPFFTTKKAGEGTGIGLDLVLKIVEKHQATIDVESKIDEGTTFTVTLPVN